The Calliopsis andreniformis isolate RMS-2024a unplaced genomic scaffold, iyCalAndr_principal scaffold0227, whole genome shotgun sequence genome has a segment encoding these proteins:
- the LOC143187760 gene encoding uncharacterized protein LOC143187760 — protein MTVDTVSYTSDKYCTTVHLAMRSAIDHTAVTGTESAIAWAQEHGLLRTDKNCSVHRKPMKLYKSSQHGAGRFLCSVGRSRCKQFAATVDSFFEDVRLPFDKAIKLMYCFTRDFSCEDTAHELCDFTEEDRTNLSSATISAWYQYCREMVVDHLSKIQAGMPKLGGISESGSRIIVQIDEAKFGKRKYNRGRRVEGHWVLGIVDTKTNDCRMIVVENREASTLIDIIDRHVIADSEIHTDSFKSYAGLTARGYIHKTVNHSIEFVASDGTHTQKIESNWRPAKDWMRGRARFHDDEYAYRLCEFLWRRFCKYNKIDMMSSLMDAIRNEYTFN, from the exons ataaatattgcacaacagTGCATTTGGCAATGCGTTCCGCCATCGATCATACTGCGGTGACAGGAACCG AAAGTGCGATCGCCTGGGCTCAAGAGCATGGATTGTTAAGAACAGATAAAAATTGTTCTGTCCATCGAAAGCCGATGAAATTATATAAGTCATCGCAACACGGTGCTGGGCGGTTTCTCTGTTCGGTTGGAAGGTCCAGATGCAAACAATTTGCAGCCACAGTTGATTCCTTTTTTGAGGATGTCCGTTTGCCTTTTGATAAGGCGATAAA ATTGATGTATTGTTTCACGCGAGATTTTTCGTGCGAAGATACTGCCCACGAATTGTGCGACTTCACAGAAGAAGATAGGACCAATTTATCATCTGCCACTATTTCTGCATGGTATCAATATTGCCGAGAAATGGTTGTAGATCATTTATCAAAAATTCAAGCAGGAATGCCTAAATTGGGAGGCATTTCCGAATCTGGATCTCGTATCATTGTTCAG ATTGACGAAGCCAAATTTGGAAAAAGAAAATACAATCGTGGCAGAAGAGTGGAAGGCCACTGGGTATTAGGTATAGTCGATaccaaaacgaatgattgtcgAATGATAGTCGTTGAAAATCGAGAAGCATCGACTTTAATCGACATCATCGATAGACATGTAATTGCCGACAGTGAAATACACACGGACAGTTTTAAAAGTTACGCAGGACTTACTGCCCGTGGATATATCCATAAAACAGTAAATCATAGTATTGAATTTGTAG CCAGCGATGGTACCCACACTCAAAAAATTGAGTCCAACTGGCGACCAGCGAAAGACTGGATGCGTGGAAGAGCTCGTTTTCACGACGATGAATATGCATACCGTTTATGCgaattcttatggcgtcgattttgtaaatataataaaattgatatgatGTCATCTTTAATGGATGCTATTAGAAACGAATATACATTTAATTGA